The stretch of DNA TGCTCAGCATGACCCTCAATACTGGCAAGCCAAAAATATCATCAGCAACTCTTAAGGATGGACAAAATAAAGAAGGTAGAACTACAGCAAAGAGAAGTACCCCTTTGAGAACCACTCATTAAATTGTTCATGGCTGTCAAATAGAGTGGGCATGATGAAATGAAGAAGTGCCCATAACTCAGCCATATTATTCTGTATCGGTGTCCCAGTGAGGAGTAAACGATTTCTACAGTTAAAGCCCAGCAGCGTCCTCCAGCGCTGACTGCAGTAGAGCGACATAATTTGTCAAGCAAGGGAAGGTATATATGAGAATTCGAGAATAAATCAATGAAGATTGCCACAAATGAGATGATTCTGgggaaaataaaacaaaataaaagcgTCTCTTTATTCACAAGTTTCCAGTATGTAAAGTCACCTGCTTGAACTTTTTATGGCCTGGGCCTCATCCAGTACCATGTATTGCCACTTAACACGTCTCAAAAGCTTCTCTTCATTCACAAGTATCTGATAGTTTGTGATAAGAATGTGAAAGCTAGCATCTCTGTACAGTAACAGAGAACAAGTCACATGATTAGGCATTCATGTTTAGACCTTTAAGGAAAAGAGACACCTGCGCAAATTGTGCCCGAGCCAGCAACCTACCTCCGATAAAGACGCTTGGGGTTGATATTCTTCCGCAGAATCATCCTCTCTGGGCCCCAGTAAGGAAGTATCTTTAGGTCAGGACAGAATCTAATCAACTCCTCAGCCCAATTGTTCACAACAGATGCAGGAGCTACCACTAGAAAGGGGCCCCATATATTTTTGTCCTGCATGATATACCAATGTCCATAGCGAACGGTTAGTGCGCTACACTTAGGTTTAAATTAAACTATACACTCTATTCTACAATTACAGATATGATAATTGATAACTGGaggaaagaaataaaaataaatcgtggaaaaagcaacaaagatcagtcaCAAATGTCAAATAAATCATAGTGTAGTATCATAATGGAGCACTGGCTAGACTAATGGAAATATAATTTTTAGGTTAAAAAACAATTCACCAACCTCAGCCAAATGAGCCAAGAATGCCATAGCCTGAACGGTTTTGCCAAGACCCATCTCATCAGCAAGAATGCCATTCAACCCCTGCACGACTTCCAAATTTAAGTGAATCAAACGCACTCATACCAAACAGTCAAAATGTATCAGCTTTTAATATTTTACCTGTTCATAACAATTAACCAGCCACTGCAAGCCCTTTAGCTGATACTCTTTTAATACACCCTTAAACAACTCTggtgtctgcacagatgatttctcaggCATTGTTGAGCTAAAAATAAGATAATACAAAGCAATCAGTTCTAGAGAACTTATTCATTGTTTAAATATTCTAAATTTTTAAGAACTTACGGGTGCAATAGATCAATCTTGTTCGGATCCATGCTACATGAATCATCAGTTGGAAGACCAGACTCAGAAGTTTGACGAAGCCTCCCAACTTCACTATCAAATGCATTCGTCTTCATCTTTTGTTGAGAGACGGCATGCTGAGCTGCTCTCATAGCCTCTCTCTTTAATTGAGCTTCCTCAGGATCTTCTTCCCCATCTTCATCAGGGACATCTTCCTCATCAGGTGGTGCTGAGGCACCAGCCTTGTTTTGCATGAAATGACTATAAAGCTCTGTTTGTGAAAGCAGAAAGTTCAGCCTCTGTTGCTGTCTTTTTGCTTCACGCAGCTCCTCCTCACGCTTCAAAGCTTCAGcggcttctctttcttccttTTTCCTCAATTCATACTGATAAGATGAGGAAAACATTAGTGTCGTAAATTTGAACGTGCCATGTGTTTGAAGACAACTAAAGGGAAAGCAACCATTTGCAAAACTGAACTAaacaaatactccctccgtcccaaatgaTCAGtagttttggcttttctagatacctATATTTTTTTGTGCAACTAGACATAATATATACCTAGATGCATAACGAAAACTATGCACCTAAAAAAGTCAAaaagactaataatttgggacggagggagtaatgaTTATGCAAGaggttttgtgtgtgtgtgtgtgggagggGGGGGATAATATTGAACTTGACAAAATTGTATTGATGCAGATAACGAACAGATAAAATAAGAATGAAATGAAAAGTTTAAATTTAAAATCAGCCTCAGCAGAATTACTTTATAGTAAGCGTAAGGGAtaacgataccaacagacgttttgtgaggagaattcaggaggtagagatcggggaggctttgaagaggatgaagggaggtaaagcaaTGGGCCccgatggtatccccattgaggtgtggagatgcctaggagatagagcaatagtatggttaactaagctttttaatctcatttttcggtcaaacaagatgccggaagaatggaggagaagtatattagtacctatcttcaaaaacaaggacgatgttcaaagttgtactaactaccgtgggattaagctgatgagccatacgatgaagctttaggagagggttatcgagcatcgcctaagaagagtgacaagtgtgacccaaaaccaatttgggttcatgcctggaaggtcaaccatggaggcgattttcttaatacgacaattgatggagagatatagggagcagaagaaggacttgcacatggtcttcattgaccttgagaaggcatatgacaaagtaccgagaaatgtcatgtggtgggccttggagaagcacaaagtcccaactaagtacattaccctcattaaggatatgtacaaggatgcgaagacgtttgtccggacatgtgatggcaacaccacttacttttctattaacataggcctacaccaggggtcagcattgagcccttatttattttctttagtgatggatgaggtcacaagggatatacaaggtgagatcccttggtgtatgctctttgccaaGGTTCGAAAAAGCGCGATTAAGCGCGGTTAAGCGCTGAGCGGAGGGTCAGCGCGTCGCTTAGCAGCTAAGCGCTCAATTAAGCGTGGCGCGCGCTTAATCGAGCGCGTAATCGCGCATAGGCTCGGTTACGCGCGAGGCGCGCGCGTAACCATGCGGAAAAGCGCCGCACGCGAGCAAAGAAGGGGAGAAAGAGGCCGCAGGCGCGCCGCGCGGGAAAAATTGGCGAGCAGGCGGGCGGGAAGGGCGCGCAGGCGGGAAGGGCGGGAAGGGCGCGCAGGCGGGCGGGAAGGGCGCGCAGGCGGGAAGGGCGGGTGGATTAGTCGAAGGCCAATCGATGTGCCTCCAATCCACTATTCTCTCTCATCTCTCCGCGGAACTGCTGCGtccgcccctccgccgcggccacccCTCCGCCACGGGCCTGCCCCTGCAGTCGCCGCTGGCGTGCCGCGTCCGCCGCGAGCCTCCTCCACCGCGTCTACtctgctcctctgctccgcgACCCACCCTCAGGCTTCAGCCTTCAGGTAATCTTCAATTCCTTTCCTACCCTACTCCTTCCTTTCTGCAATTCATCAATTGTGATGTAGTTTGTGCTTGTGCTCTGCTCTGTTGTGCTtattgcttgtgctctggaCTCTGGTGTGAACGTGTGATCTGCATCTACTTTGTATTGTGCTTTGCTTGTGCTCTGCTTGTGCTTCTGAACTAGTGAATGTGCCTATCTACTTGTGCCTATCTGCTTGGCTGCTTCGCTGCTCTCCTTGTTGTTAtgcttgaccatttgctctgcTTGCTGCTCTCCTTGTTCTTAAGCTTGACCATCTACTGCTCTCTGTTGTTCCTAGGATGTCTGAGACAGAGAGTGCTGCTGCTGATGTTGCTGCTGTTGATGTTGCTGCTGATCCTGAGAGTCATCTTAAGAGGAAATCAAATGATATTGGATGGCAGTGGGGAAGGCTATTTGATCCAAACAACTATAGTAAAGTGAAGTGCCTTCTTTGCGGCCATGAGAGCTCAGGAGGCATTAATCGATTCAAGCAGCACCTTGCATGTGAAGGGACTGGTGTTCTCCATTGCCCAAAAGCAACACCTGAAATCAAACAAAAGTGCAAAGAAGATCTTGATAGaccaagaaagaagaaaagagataAGGCGCAGGCAGAGGCAGATTTGAGAGGTGGTGTGGTGATTGCAGGAAGAGAAGGAAATACCAGATGTGAAGTCAAGAAAGGGAAAGGATGCAACAGCCACTATGTTGAGTACTCCTTTCTGGAAGAGTGTAGCACTTTGCCTTAAGGTTTTTGAACCTTTGGTGAGACTACTTCGTTTGGTTGATGGGGATGTCAAGCCAGCCATGGATTTCCTGTATGGAGAGCTAATTAAGGGAAAGAAGGAGGTTAAGGAGGCCTTTGGCAATGTGGAGAAGAACTACAAGGATGTCATGGCTATTGTtgacaagaagatgaagaacaGACTTGATTCTCCCTTGCATGTTGCTGCATACATGCTGAATCCATACTACTATAAAGAAGCTTCCATCTTTGATGATCCAAATGTTATGGAAAAGTTCATGCTTTGTTGTGAGACATACTTTAAAGGTGATGAAGAGAAAGAGTACTTGGCTGTGAATGAAGATTTTGACAAGTTTCGGACGAGGCAAGGTTCCTTTGGAAAGAAGATGGCAAGAAGCTgcgaaaaatttgaatttagtcCTGGTATTGTTCTCATTTCAGCAGTCTCATTCActttatttctgaatttgtaCTTCATTTTAACTAACCTTCTTCACTTTATTTTGAATGTTAGCATCTTGGTGGAGGCTCTATGGAGGTGGAGCACCAACTTTGCAGCGTATGGCTACTAGAATCCTCTCATTGACAGCAAGCTCCTCCTGTGAGAGGAATTGGAGCACCTTTGAATCTGTTAGTCTTAGTCACTAAGTCTCTCTTTACTAATCTAGTACAATGAGTCGACTCCTatactaatattttttttgcaatttgtaCTTTGTAGATACATACCAAGAGAAGAAATAGACTAACAACAGAGCGCCTCAGTATGTTAGTCTATGTGCAATTCAATGCACGGTTGCTGTCCAAGAAGGAGAAAATCAGCAACAAGAAGACTTATGAAGTCCTCTTAAGCAATGATGCTGCTGAAGCACAAGGGTTTTTGTATGAGGGAGGGGATGACCAAGCTTTGGTTGTGTTTAAAGACCCAGATGACGAGGGTGAGGGTGAAGTTCCTGGAACTGGGATGTCATGGGCTGTTCTTGGAGAGGCAATTGGAGCAAACGAGCAGCTGCAACCTCATAGGAGTGGAAGAAGGGCCCAGCCTGCTAGAGAGATTCATGAGGAAGAGTTTGAATCTGAATCCGAAGACTATGAGGAAGAACAGATTCCTTTTgaggatgatgaagatgaaatcTTAGGAGCAAATTCCTTTGAGGATTGAGGCTGTGGGCTGTGGCAATTTGTGTGTTATCAATTATCATGTGTGCTGTCCTATGTGTTGTAATGTTAGCTGCTACTGCTAGCCATGCTACCAAGACCTTTTATTTGCTTCTCATTTGAACTTTGAACTACCAGCTACCTATGTTCAGTCATATATCATATATGTGCTGTGCCATGTGCTATCTACTACTACTTGTTTGTTTGCTGCTACTACTACTTGTTTGTTTGCTGTTGTTAATGTATTCCTAATTGCTCAAAATTGTTTCTTGATTAAGTGCTATGGCTATGAGATGAGATCATGCAAAGAAACTAATTAATTTGTTGCACTTTGTGTAGGTACACCTGCTGTCAAGAAAAGAAGAGGACAAGAGACAAGAAATTACTGCTGTAAGACACCTATCCCCTTTTtaaaactatataattagttttttaacaATATTAGCAAAAACGCTTAATCGCGCGTAATAACGCTTAAGCACGCTTAAGCTTTTTCACGGCTCGAGCGCGCGCTCAGCGCGTAGCGCTTTTTTGAACcttgctctttgctgatgatgtggtgctagttgacgagagtagggcaggggttaataggaagttagctgtggagacgcacgttagagtcgaaagggttcagacttagtaggaccaagaccgagtacatgatgtgcgatttcagcgcgactaggcatgaggggggagacgttagtctagataggcaagtggtggtccagaaggatacttttcggtatttaggatcggtgctacaaaagtatggcgacattgatgaagatgttaggcatagaatttcagctggctggttgaaatggcggcaagcttctagcatcctttgtgacaagagggtgccacaaaagctaaaaggcaagttctataggacagcaattttgcccggcgatgttatacggtgctgaatgttggtctacaaaaaggcgacatgtccagaaACTGaatgtagcagagatgcggatgttgcggtggttttgcgggcacacaagaagggatagagtccggaacgaagttattcgggatagggtcggggtggcaccaattgaggagaaacttacccagtatcggctgagatggtttggacatgtccaacgaaggcctcctgaggcgccggtgcgtagtggggttcttgagcgggtcgataatgtaaagaggggtagaggtagacctaaactgacgtgggatgagtcggttaagagagaccttaaggattggaatatctctaaagagatagctttggataggagcgcttggagactagctatcaatgtgcttgaaccttgaacttatttctttcgggtttcatctctagcctaccccaacttgcttgggaaaaaaggctatgttgttgttgttgttgttgtaagcGTAAGGGATAAAGGAAAACCTGCTCTTTGTCTACTCTTTTCCAGAATATCAGCATGTCCCTAGCCAGCTTCCTTGTACGTATTGCAGCACATCTCATCAGTTTCAGTGACCGGCTTACTTTAAGCTTTACCTGGATATTTCAGACATGCATAACAACAAGACTGTAAACAAGAGCACACGAAAATTGTACAGTACAGGGAAACAACATCAATGGGTGCAATACCTCCCGTTGGCAACTATCAGAGAAGCGCTTCGCATCTAATTGCCGTTTCTTTACCAAAGCATTGAAATTCCTGTGATGCTTCGGGATGCTTTTGGTAGCAAGAGACTGCCATAGTTTGTAAGTTCTTTCTGCCTCTTCTTTCACGATTACAGAAGGTTCCTTCTTTATTATTTGCTTCTTCGGTAAGCTACGCTCGATAATCTGCATTCATAATTCGCCATGGTGGCTAAATGCAATGAATTGAATGTGCGGAAGTGCAACTAAAATTAAATCAGCTAAGAGCCTAAGACCAACCTCGTATGTATCTCCTTTTTCCAAGACTTTAACATAATGAACCTGCAAATTTCCAGCTTCTGATATAATGGACCTCCGAATCCTCCCAGCTGCTCCTTCCGGAATTGCAAAGGGGTCCTCAGTAACTTGAAGAGAAAATTTCTGCACCTTTACCCTTTCTTGGAGAGATTCAAACTGTGGCAGAGGTTCAGATAATCCACCACGATTGGAAGACTCAAACTTTTGGTCAGTACCAAGCATTGCTGCTAGGGTGCGCAAATCTAGCATTCCCTTCAAGAAGTGTTCCTCAACACGTATATCAGAAGAAACAGGCATACTAAGGGATGATGCTAACTTATCATAACCCTCGGGAACTAAGTAGCGTATATTATCCCCCATATCTAAGTAGGTGGAATCAAGGGTCGCTACAAGCTTATTAAAACCACCATGGGTTTTAATACATTCTATCCCACTGTACTCATGTGAGGCTTCTACTTCATCCAATGTTGGAACATTCCTAGAATCACTTCTGTGCTTCATAGTTCTTTTACCACCACTTCTATCTTTTATTTGGGGGTTTGCAACACAAGGAGGATCAGAACCAAACGCACCCTCCCTTAACTTTGACCTCCTGTACTTCTGGACATGTTCACTGAGCATTGTACGGTAGTGTTCCTCTGTTATTTGGTTACTATAGGGAtctgcctcatcatcatcgctGGCACCATCAAGATGCCTTTTTCTCTTCCGATGCAGGCCATGCGAAGCATCATTTATACCTTTGTACTGATCCAACAAGGAACCTTGACCTAAAAAGGAAAGTTGAATCAGAAAAATGATGCACGTAGAAGCATGGCAAATGGGTAACAGAGCTATCTAAGTTGTACAATGGATTTTGACAATAAGCAACACAACTCTTAAATGGAAAACATCAAATTAAAGGTCAATATGTAAAGATGAAGGTAGCCAACCTTCACTGCTTGCACTCCCATTCGGGCTGCTATGCCCATAGCGGGCAAGATCTTCTGGTACAGGAACCCTGAAGTTCAACAAAGGCTGCAAGTATTTTCAGTACAACCACATCATCAGAATGGCATTGGTAAGATTAAAAGAGTCCATAAAGACATAAGAgtagataaaaaaaatatctgCTTCAagaagttcaaaaaaaaataagagaGCGACAAATATACTCTACACATTTCTACACTACCTGAGATTACAAGGATTAAAGAGCCTACACTGATCAAATAGATCGATTCGGATGGAACAATTACACTACACAAGTAATAAAATAATGGATCGATAGCTCAAAAATGCAAACGACTAAACAACTCTGGCATGACGACCCGAAATTCCCTTAGCAGGCACACATCGTAAGAataccaacaacaacaacaacaacatagccttttttcccaatcAAGTTGGGGTAGGGTAGAGATGAAACATCGTAAGAATACCAAACTGCTTAAAATCAAACCCACTAAGAAATTTGCTGATAAAGACTGTAAAAGATAGCATTTAAAAGAACTGTTAGAAGACATTCatgtagcaaaaaaaaattacaacgaaTGATTGCAAATGCTTAAAAGAATGAAACACAAAGCTCTAGTTGGTGTGAGTTTATACAATACAAGAATGTCAATAGTGATGATTGACACACTGCAAACTAAGCAGGCCACAATCACAAAAAGCATAGCAAAAGAGCATGGTTAGATCCCCCAGCAACTAACAAACGGAGTTTGTAAATCAGAATATAGTATAACTACAAGACCAATGACTTGTGTGTGCGATTGTGCTTAAAAAATCATGAAGATGCATGAAATAGTATAAATTTTGACAAAAATGATGATCGCAAACAAACAACAGCAGTTGACATAAGTTAAACAAGGTGATAAGCACGCCACTGCGCCAGTTGATCGTATCCCTTTTGGTTTGAATCTTCTCTTGACAATCTTGCTCCCACATGTCAAGCCTTCACTCTTTCCCAACCATCCGATCATGAATCCTTAATGCACTAATACCCATGCTTACACTACAAATAGATCAATACAGTGACAACTAACTTAGTCCGGCGAATCAAAATGCAGCAATTGATTGATATAATCCAAACCAATAAACAGTAACATTGAGTATCAGTCACTACAAACTATTGGAACAGCACCGCCAAACAACATGCATTGATCCAATTCTAGCTAGCCTCTAACACCTGAGCTAAAAGCGGGTCTCCAGCCCAAAATGGCCACTAAATTACACAAACAAAAGTAAGCAGCCCCTCCGGAAGAGAATTAACCCAAACCGAGCGACAACGAGCTCGTAGCCCACCAATTGCATCCACCACGCAGCACTTTCGATCCAACACAACCCCTAACACGCAGAGAAACCCCCCTTCGcgcgcgagagagagggagatagATAGCAGAACTGCACAGCGAGCAAAGCGGCTACCTCGAGGTTGAATAGCGTGGAGTAggagagcccgccgccgccgcagttggcgcccccgccgcgcggGGGGGCGCGGCGAGCGTCCATGACGAAAACCCTagcgcccccgcgcgccgcgaGAGGAGGGTAGCCGGGGAGGGAGAACTCGGAGCCCGAAGAGGACGCAgaaggcgcggcgcgggcggcggccgggtcggtcccgcggcgtcggcggcgacgggattagggttagggttcgtggggcgggaggggaaggaggcggagggggggggaggggtggggtggggtggaggCGTTGTTGTGACGTGGTGGGGGAAGTAGTAGGAGGCATGGCTTTGGCTTGGCCGCGAGGGGGAGAGAGGAGAAGAGAGGGGAGCAGGGAAAGCGAAACGGGAAGGGCTCGGGGTTTCCGCCCCGCTCGCTCGCCCACCTGAGACTGAGAGCTCTTGGATTTTGAAGCACGGCCCCCGTCCTTTTGAGTCCCCTTTCGAGCTAAATTTGGGTAAAGGAATTGAACTTATTTAATTTGGTAATTTCAAATAGTTGAAAACTGAACCTAACTGataattttgtaaatatcaAAATGTACCTACTAGACTGTCAGAGATGTTCATTAGAATTAAGTGTATGTACAAGTGTTTGAAGATATGAGTATATATGTCTACGTATGTATTCCGTACAAATATGAGTTCATTATATATTGGAAAAAGAAACGGCAAATATAATATCCTTGGGCTAGAGTGTGAATGATATTTAGCATAGACACGGACAGTGGCGGAGCGCCCGGTAGGGCAAGATATTGCAGTAGTCATACCTCAAATTTTGCTACGAGTACACGTGTTTAACTTTGGGTTGAATTATCTAGAGAAGATTTTAACTTTTTTAGGCATTAGAACAAGCAATGTACTGAAGCCACCATACCTCCATTTTGATCCGTCCTCCGCTACTGGACACGGATTATGTCAAGTTCATTTGCATGTATTATTACAAACCGCAATTGTTTTATATTAGAGTATCTCAAACAACTTCTCCAAATCACACTAGCTAAATTCTATTTAGCTAGCCATTTAACTGGTCATTTAGCTACCAAAGGGTGAGAAATCCAACAGCTTCTCCATCCATCCTCCCTCCACTCCATCATCTTCTCCCGCTGACAAATGGGCCCCTTCCCCTTCGTCGTGCTCTGCTCCCCTCCACCCCTGCCCGGCGGCCCCagacgcggcgcggcgcgaggatgcggccgccggcgaagcCCACCCTGCTGGTGCATCGACCTTCCTCCCGGTGCATCGACGACCTGCGGCGGGAGGCCCCCCGACCTGCAACAACCTGCGCCGACGAGCACGTTGTTCAAGTTGCTCTAAGCTAGCATTGTAGACTCGAAACGCGTCAGTTATCCCATCTTATTTGGCCTTTTCTTGATATACGTGCAAGGGCAATTTGGCTACCATCATAAACGCTTCACGCCAATGCCGTCTCCGACCCTCGTCTAGCTTAG from Panicum virgatum strain AP13 chromosome 9K, P.virgatum_v5, whole genome shotgun sequence encodes:
- the LOC120652347 gene encoding uncharacterized protein LOC120652347 codes for the protein MRKSAAREQRRGERGRRRAAREKLASRRAGRARRREGREGRAGGREGRAGGKGGWISRRPIDVPPIHYSLSSLRGTAASAPPPRPPLRHGPAPAVAAGVPRPPRASSTASTLLLCSATHPQASAFRMSETESAAADVAAVDVAADPESHLKRKSNDIGWQWGRLFDPNNYSKVKCLLCGHESSGGINRFKQHLACEGTGVLHCPKATPEIKQKCKEDLDRPRKKKRDKAQAEADLRGGVVIAGREGNTRCEVKKGKGCNSHYVEYSFLEECSTLP
- the LOC120652346 gene encoding chromatin-remodeling ATPase INO80-like translates to MDARRAPPRGGGANCGGGGLSYSTLFNLEPLLNFRVPVPEDLARYGHSSPNGSASSEGQGSLLDQYKGINDASHGLHRKRKRHLDGASDDDEADPYSNQITEEHYRTMLSEHVQKYRRSKLREGAFGSDPPCVANPQIKDRSGGKRTMKHRSDSRNVPTLDEVEASHEYSGIECIKTHGGFNKLVATLDSTYLDMGDNIRYLVPEGYDKLASSLSMPVSSDIRVEEHFLKGMLDLRTLAAMLGTDQKFESSNRGGLSEPLPQFESLQERVKVQKFSLQVTEDPFAIPEGAAGRIRRSIISEAGNLQVHYVKVLEKGDTYEIIERSLPKKQIIKKEPSVIVKEEAERTYKLWQSLATKSIPKHHRNFNALVKKRQLDAKRFSDSCQREVKLKVSRSLKLMRCAAIRTRKLARDMLIFWKRVDKEQYELRKKEEREAAEALKREEELREAKRQQQRLNFLLSQTELYSHFMQNKAGASAPPDEEDVPDEDGEEDPEEAQLKREAMRAAQHAVSQQKMKTNAFDSEVGRLRQTSESGLPTDDSCSMDPNKIDLLHPSTMPEKSSVQTPELFKGVLKEYQLKGLQWLVNCYEQGLNGILADEMGLGKTVQAMAFLAHLAEDKNIWGPFLVVAPASVVNNWAEELIRFCPDLKILPYWGPERMILRKNINPKRLYRRDASFHILITNYQILVNEEKLLRRVKWQYMVLDEAQAIKSSSSQRWRTLLGFNCRNRLLLTGTPIQNNMAELWALLHFIMPTLFDSHEQFNEWFSKGIEGHAEHGGALNEHQLSRLHAILKPFMLRRVKIDVIAEMTKKKEEIVPCKLSSRQQVFYQAIKNKISLNELLDGSRGNLNDKKLLSLMNIVMQLRKVCNHPELFERNEGSSYFYFADIPNSLLSPPFGELQDVHYAGKRNPITFEIPKLVYEGIMRNMEISGNSCGFQSGYLNRLLNIFLPSNIHCSAIPEANSSNESVLSSGAFGFTRLSNLSPVEASFLATSSLFERLAFLAMQLNMKYTDESMDAFVDSEGPKFSQNDATSNRAVARLLLSSTKDKSSLLRTKIGTGPGDCPYEALVLSHHDRLASNIRLLRSAYAFIPPARAPPVNVWCADRNFANKFTDEMHDPWAKKLILGFARTSEFNGPRKPVGLHPLIQEVHTEPILEPMLQLPYRIFGSSPPMSNFDPAKMLTDSGKLHTLDMLLRRLRAEGHRVLLFAQMTKMLDILEDYMNFRKFKYFRLDGSSAISDRRDMVRDFQNRNDVFVFLLSTRAGGLGINLTAADTVIFYEIDWNPTQDQQAMDRTHRLGQTKEVTVYRLICKDTIEEKILQRAKQKNAVQELVMKGKPVQDDHLMRQEDVVSLLLDDTQIAHKLKEISMQAKDRQKKRRAKGIKVDKEGDLTLEDLDDATAEAVDQDNTTNKKKKSSHKKHLKMHDNDNVDKNGEAPSGGDLTGSGHTENEQIAEPRPKRSKRLMNDMSADKEPAAAADLEKPADEAENLTGHDYDETEEVKDGTPA